ATTAAACAAAAATTTTTACTTATCTTTTAGCGGAGTTTTAACTTTTAAAAATGCTCAAGAAACAAGAGAAGTTTTAAAAATAACTCCACTAGAAAAAATCTTTTTTGAAACTGACTCTCCATATCTTGCGCCAGTGCCTTATAGAGGAAAGCAAAATAAATCTACATATGTAAAAGAAGTTTACAAACTAGCTAGTGAAATTTTAAACATTGATGAGCAAAAGTTAATTGCTCAAGTTGAGCAAAATGTTAAAAAGGTTTTTGGAGTTTAAGTGAGAGCAAAAAAACGCTTTGGTCAAAATTTTTTAATTGACCAAAATATCATTAATAAAATTGTTGATAGTAGTGAAGTTGAAAATCGAAATATTATTGAAATAGGTCCAGGTAAAGGAGCTTTAACCAAGATTTTGGTAAAAAAAGCTAATAAAGTTTTGGCCTATGAAATTGACCAAGATATGGTTAATATTTTGAATCAACAAATAAGCTCAAAAAATTTTGTTTTAATTAACAAAGATTTTTTAAAAGAAGAATTTGATAAATCACAAAACTACAACATAGTTGCAAATATTCCTTACTACATAACAAGTGACATTATTTTTAAAATTATTGAAAACCATCAGATTTTTGATCAAGCAACTTTAATGGTTCAAAAAGAAGTGGCTTTAAGAATTTTGGCTAAACAAAATGATAGTGAATTTTCCAAACTTTCTCTTTCTGTTCAATTTTTCTTTGATGTGTTTTTAATTTGCGATGTAAGCAAAAACTCTTTTAGACCTATTCCCAAAGTTGACTCAGCTGTCATAAAACTAGTAAAGAAAAAAAATAAAGACTTCTCGCTATGAAAAGAGTATTTTGAATTTTTAAAAATTGCTTTTTCATCTAGAAGAAAAACTCTTTTAAATAATTTAAAATATTTCTTTAATGAGCAAAAAATTTTGAAGTTTTTTGAATTGAAAAATTATGATCCAAAAGTTAGAGCTCAAAATATTAAAAATGAAGATTTCTATGCTTTATTTTTAGAACTGAGGTAAATAATGTGAAAAATACTAGCAAATGTTGATAATCCTTTTTATCAAAAAGGACTTAAAAAACTTTTTGATGTTATTCCTTTATGGGCAAACATAATTTTTATAATTATTTTTTTATCTCTATCAATTTTTTTATTTTTTTGATTCTTTAAAAAAACAAAAGATACTATGAAAAACTATAAAAAAGAACAGCTTGAGGAATATAGAAATAAATATCCAAAAAATAAAAACATCTCTTATGAACAAACAGGAATGTTTATTCCACCTTTGGTAAGAATAAAAACTTATTGACCTATTTTTGTTGCAATAGTTTTTGCCTTTATTGGAATTTCTTGAGCTGTTGGATCAACTATTTCTACTCTATAAACTCTTTTTTTAACTTGTTTTTAAGTAAAATTTTTTTTCTTTGTTATTCTTTTAAGTAGTACTTTTTAAAAAGTATGAAAAATAAAGTAAAAAATAAATTATTACTGAACGGGTGTTGTTTTCAATTTAGAGCCTGTTTGGTTATAGATTTGGAGAAACATACATGACGATTTTAAAAAAGCTTAATTTTAGAAAAGAGAAATCCGAAAAATCTAAAATTAACAATAATTCAGGAAAGTTAAAAAAACTTTTATCAAAAATTTCTGGTGCATTTATGCTTCCTATTGCGATTATGTCAATAGCCGGAATTTTTCTTGGTGTAGGAGCTGCCATTGCCACTGGATCAGGTGCCAATGAAGGACTAAAACTTTTTGGTCTTTTTATTCAAAATATGGGAGATCCTATTTTTAGCTCCTTACCACTTCTTTTTGCAGCCGCCTTTGTTATAGCCTTCACGGAGGAAGCTGGAGCAGCAGTTTTTGCTGCAATAATAGCTTATCTTGTTTTTTCTGCCCTTCAAGCAGCTTTGATTGAGCCTTTAAGAGATAGTGCTCAAAAAATTATAGGATATAAAGTTCTTTTTGAATCTGCAGGAAGAGATCCAGAAAGTCTAATAAGGCTAGTAGGAAGTTCTGTTGGATTTACAACACTTCAAACTTCTGTTTTTGGTGGTATATCTGTTGGATTAATCACCTCATATTTATATAATAAATTTCACAAAATTCAATTTCACCCAGCTTTTTCATTTTTTGCTGGTAAAAGATTTGTTCCACTAGTTGCTATTTTAGCTATGGTTCCTCTTTCACTTACATTCTTGTTATTCTGACCATGAGTTGGAAAAGGACTTTCAGTTTTTGGAACTGCACTAGGTAAAGTTCCATATGGAATTGAATCATTTATATTTGGATTTATTGAAAGATCACTAATTCCATTTGGACTTCACCACGTGTTTTATGCACCTCTATGATA
The sequence above is a segment of the Mycoplasmopsis pulmonis genome. Coding sequences within it:
- the rsmA gene encoding 16S rRNA (adenine(1518)-N(6)/adenine(1519)-N(6))-dimethyltransferase RsmA, which produces MRAKKRFGQNFLIDQNIINKIVDSSEVENRNIIEIGPGKGALTKILVKKANKVLAYEIDQDMVNILNQQISSKNFVLINKDFLKEEFDKSQNYNIVANIPYYITSDIIFKIIENHQIFDQATLMVQKEVALRILAKQNDSEFSKLSLSVQFFFDVFLICDVSKNSFRPIPKVDSAVIKLVKKKNKDFSLWKEYFEFLKIAFSSRRKTLLNNLKYFFNEQKILKFFELKNYDPKVRAQNIKNEDFYALFLELR